In a genomic window of Pararge aegeria chromosome 7, ilParAegt1.1, whole genome shotgun sequence:
- the LOC120625039 gene encoding isochorismatase domain-containing protein 1-like has translation MARNILKLGALEAQKTAFFLCDVQETFRPHIKYFSEVVKTANKMLEAAKHFDIPVYVSEQYPKGLGHTTQDIKLDNATFVYEKTKFSMFTPELQERLKKDVPNLSSVVLFGIEAHVCIEQTVIDLLNEDITVHVLADGVSSRSMMDRSLALERFHKVGCFVGTAENVLFKLLRDKSNPAFRAISKLNQTPTADEFVTTE, from the exons atggctcgcaatatattaaaactggGCGCTCTTGAGGCGCAAAAGACTGCGTTTTTTCTATGTGATGTTCAGGAGACATTCAGACCTCACATAAAATACTTCTCGGAAGTGGTCAAAACGGCGAATAAAATG TTAGAAGCAGCAAAACACTTTGATATACCAGTATATGTATCGGAGCAGTATCCCAAAGGTTTGGGACACACAACTCAAGATATTAAACTTGACAATGCAACATTTGTTTATGAAAAGACAAAGTTCTCTATGTTTACTCCTGAACTGCAAGAGAGGTTGAAGAAGGATGTACCAAATTTGAGTTCAGTTGTACTTTTTGGTATTGAg GCCCATGTATGCATTGAACAAACTGTGATTGACCTGTTGAATGAAGATATAACTGTGCATGTCCTCGCTGATGGAGTATCATCAAGATCTATGATGGACAGAAGTCTGGCTCTGGAG CGGTTCCATAAAGTTGGTTGTTTCGTGGGCACAGCAGAGAACGTCTTATTCAAGCTGTTGAGAGACAAGAGCAATCCAGCCTTCAGAGCCATATCAAAGTTGAACCAGACTCCCACTGCTGACGAATTTGTAACCACTGAATAA